A stretch of Ananas comosus cultivar F153 unplaced genomic scaffold, ASM154086v1, whole genome shotgun sequence DNA encodes these proteins:
- the LOC109703786 gene encoding high mobility group B protein 9-like: protein MEEKKVMGWEMGEKTYPPPLHSHEEVVRDREIFMDTLRRFHSSMGTKFMIPVIGGKDLNLHLLYVEVTKRGGLEKVIEEKRWREVICEFKFPPTTTSASFVLRKYYLSLLHHYEQVYFFRTQGLLIPPAASAQTKSPMSKFGHGLVISDSTMQKPNSRKRGLDHPDPQNKGAYNFSVTGSIDGKFEYGYLVTVNIGSETLHGVLYHVQHPPPTVAATAASSAAAAVATSFDGSAATNNGNPTRSRRRRKRGWRHRDPAHPKPNRSAYNFFFAEKHSKLKSLFPNREREFSKMIGGSWNKLTEQERMVYQDYGLKDKERYKREMQEYKEKLKLSQPLSKDVIGDSGPSDVGGTAADPDQSQVQ from the exons atggaGGAGAAAAAGGTGATGGGTTGGGAAATGGGAGAGAAAACATACCCCCCTCCATTACATTCTCATGAGGAGGTGGTGAGAGATAGAGAAATATTTATGGACACACTGCGCCGTTTCCACTCCTCCATGGGCACAAAGTTTAT GATCCCTGTTATTGGAGGGAAGGATCTTAACCTGCACCTCTTGTATGTGGAAGTGACCAAAAGAGGTGGCCTTGAAAAG GTTATTGAGGAGAAGAGGTGGAGAGAGGTGATATGTGAGTTTAAGTTCCCTCCAACCACAACAAGTGCTTCATTTGTGCTGAGGAAGTACTACTTGAGTTTGTTGCACCACTATGAGCAGGTGTACTTCTTCAGAACCCAGGGCCTGCTTATCCCCCCTGCag CTTCGGCGCAGACCAAGAGCCCCATGAGCAAGTTTGGACATGGCCTGGTTATCTCTGACTCCACGATGCAGAAACCAAATAGCCGTAAAAGAGGTTTAGATCACCCTGACCCACAAAATAAAG GAGCTTACAACTTCTCCGTCACCGGATCGATCGACGGGAAATTCGAGTATGGCTACTTGGTCACGGTGAATATCGGGTCGGAGACACTGCATGGAGTGCTCTACCATGTCCAACACCCGCCGCCTACtgttgctgctactgctgcATCTTCAGCTGCAGCAGCAGTGGCTACATCCTTCGATGGATCAGCTGCAACAAACAACGGAAACCCAACACGTTCGCGGCGGAGGCGAAAGAGGGGGTGGCGGCACCGTGACCCCGCGCACCCGAAGCCGAACCGGAGTGCCTACAACTTCTTCTTTGCTGAGAAACATTCCAAGCTCAAATCTCTCTTCCCAAACAGGGAAAGAGAGTTCAGCAAGATGATTGGAGGGTCCTGGAATAAACTCACTGAACAGGAAAGGATG GTGTATCAAGATTATGGTCTAAAAGACAAGGAGAGATACAAAAGAGAGATGCAGGAGTACAAGGAGAAGCTGAAGCTTTCACAGCCACTGTCCAAGGACGTGATCGGGGATTCTGGGCCGTCTGATGTGGGGGGTACTGCTGCTGATCCTGATCAAAGCCAAGTTCAGTAA
- the LOC109703785 gene encoding uncharacterized protein LOC109703785: protein MADVGDDDGDAIPAAVSLSNSAMADGGDDGDDEAILAANWASLPGDLVAQIISRLTCTVHYLRAVFAFPKWTNMKFPWPGHRPLQPPVAVFSEFASGGPYYNPATGIYRYFPGPPLDSYCFGTSHGWLLLLSPNSFIHTFNPVTYERIWLPPLLTAPNSMLQFPAELCGNYRVFPRTSGIQVVPAAVAVTVRCRDLIRLSVLSSDPVDDKKFTMLIVLNHIADVYLYFRMGVDLVWVPITIPLAHFHCSDLAPMRNKKIYAVDGKKMVMLAFDLSDPARNITVSSYTISNVPRPPSPDATFLLESADGSLFLVNKIRQVRAALYNTVLVVFRLELSAPPQARALPVADIGAGNALFICEGGSGCFDVSAFPRTFSANHIYFFRPFLGYEAGQAFEAETLGIFSLEKGELAADLGRLPPGWPYLKLGKVRWLFFNLRFIPL, encoded by the coding sequence atgGCCGACGTCGGTGATGATGATGGCGATGCCATCCCCGCGgctgtctctctctctaactccgCCATGGCCGACGGCGgtgacgacggcgacgacgaagCCATCTTGGCGGCCAACTGGGCCTCCCTCCCGGGGGATCTCGTCGCGCAGATCATCTCCCGACTCACCTGCACCGTCCACTACCTCCGCGCCGTCTTCGCATTCCCCAAATGGACCAATATGAAATTTCCCTGGCCGGGCCATCGCCCTCTCCAGCCCCCCGTCGCCGTCTTCAGCGAATTCGCCAGCGGTGGACCCTACTACAACCCCGCCACCGGCATCTACCGCTACTTCCCCGGCCCGCCCCTCGACTCCTACTGCTTCGGCACCTCCCACGGctggctcctcctcctctcccccaacTCCTTCATCCACACATTCAACCCCGTCACCTACGAACGCATCTGGCTCCCCCCACTCCTCACCGCCCCCAACAGCATGCTCCAATTCCCCGCTGAATTATGCGGCAACTATCGCGTGTTTCCACGCACGTCCGGCATTCAGGTAGTGCCTGCTGCCGTAGCGGTGACGGTCCGTTGCAGGGACCTTATTCGCTTATCCGTCCTCTCCTCTGACCCCGTCGACGACAAGAAGTTCACGATGCTCATCGTCCTCAACCACATCGCCGACGTATACCTCTACTTCCGGATGGGCGTTGATCTTGTGTGGGTCCCGATAACCATCCCCCTCGCCCACTTCCACTGTTCCGACTTGGCGCCGATGAGGAACAAGAAAATCTACGCCGTCGACGGCAAGAAGATGGTCATGCTTGCCTTCGACCTCTCCGACCCGGCCAGAAACATCACTGTCTCATCCTACACAATATCCAACGTGCCGCGACCGCCGTCACCAGACGCCACATTCCTACTCGAGTCAGCCGACGGCTCGCTGTTCCTTGTCAACAAGATCCGGCAGGTGCGCGCCGCGCTGTACAACACCGTACTGGTCGTGTTCAGGCTCGAACTCTCCGCACCACCACAGGCTAGGGCGCTGCCGGTGGCTGATATTGGGGCCGGCAATGCTTTGTTCATCTGCGAGGGGGGGTCGGGGTGCTTCGACGTCAGCGCCTTCCCCCGCACGTTCTCGGCGAACCACATCTACTTTTTCCGGCCGTTCCTCGGCTACGAGGCAGGGCAGGCGTTTGAGGCCGAGACGCTCGGCATTTTCAGCTTGGAGAAAGGCGAATTAGCCGCAGATTTGGGTCGTTTACCGCCGGGGTGGCCATATCTCAAATTGGGAAAGGTTCGGTGGCTGTTTTTCAATCTCAGGTTCATTCCATTGTAA